The genomic window CGGGCACCAGCCGGTTGACCAGCGTCGACTTGCCCACCCCGGACTGGCCGACGAACACGCTGGTGCGGTCGGTCAGGCGCTCGAGCAGCGGGTCCAGCGGCGTCTCGCGCGACACCGGCACCGCGCCGACGTCGAGCCCGGCGTAGCGGTCCAGCAGCGTCTGGGGGCTGGCCAGGTCGGTCTTGGTGAGGCAGAACAGCGGCTCGAGCCCCCCGGCGTAGGCGGCCACCAGGCACCGGTCGAGGAACCCCAGCGCCGGGTCGGGGTCGGTCACCGAGGTGACGACGACGAGCTGCTCGGCGTTGGCGACGACCACCCGCTCGGTGGGGTCGGTGTCGTCGGCCGTGCGCCGCAGCGACGTCGTCCGGTCCTCGATGACCACGATCCGGGCCAGGGTGTCCGGGCGGCCGGTGGTGTCCCCGACCAGCCGCACCCGGTCCCCGACGACGACGCCGTGCTTCCCGAGCTCGCGGGCGCGCATCGCGGTGACCTCGGCCGGGGCGCCGCCGGCCCCCTCGACCCGCACCGTCATGCGGCCGCGGTCGACGCCGACGACCAGCCCCGGGACGGCGTCGCTGTGCGCCGGGCGGGTGCGGGTGCGCGGCCGCGAGCCGCGCCGGTTGGGCCGGACCCGGACGTCGTCCTCGTCCGACCGGCTGTCGTGCCGGCGGCTCAGGAGGCCACCCCCGCCGCGGCCGAGAGCATCCCGGCCCAGCGCTCGCGGAAGTCCGGCAGCGTCTTGGTGACCGCCTCGGGCCCGGACACCCGGACACCGTCGACGGCCAGGCCGAGGACGGCGGCGGCCATGACCATCCGGTGGTCGGCGTAGGAGTCCAGCAGCGCCGGCCGCAGCGGGCCCGGCTCGATCTCCAGCCCGTCGGGCAGCTGCCGCACCCGGGCACCGACCGCGGTGAGCACCTCGTCGAGGGCCTGCAGCCGGTCGGTCTCGTGG from Geodermatophilus normandii includes these protein-coding regions:
- the rsgA gene encoding ribosome small subunit-dependent GTPase A, which gives rise to MTVRVEGAGGAPAEVTAMRARELGKHGVVVGDRVRLVGDTTGRPDTLARIVVIEDRTTSLRRTADDTDPTERVVVANAEQLVVVTSVTDPDPALGFLDRCLVAAYAGGLEPLFCLTKTDLASPQTLLDRYAGLDVGAVPVSRETPLDPLLERLTDRTSVFVGQSGVGKSTLVNRLVPDADRAIGVVSKIGKGRHTSSSAVLFDLPGGGTIVDTPGIRSLGLAHVTADDVVGAFEDLAEAAVDCPPGCGHSADDPDCALDAWAAGGPPGRAERLASVRRLLDAVGQTGPTH